CTCGAAGTATCCCCAATACTCCTCGTCGTCGCGCCTCGCCCGCGGCGCCCAGTCCTCACCGAAACACCCGAGTTGTTCTTCCGCGGGCCCTTAGGACATCACAGGACTAGTACCGCTTGCCAGGGGTTGTGATCGATTGGCGTCGAGGGCTGTCGGTCGCTGGCAAGGCGCACCGACGATGACGGCGGTTGATTTCGATGCTCTGCAGCGCATATTCGAGGAGGTGCAACACCGCCAGCGGCCCTCAGAGCCGGCGGGAATCCATCATAATCCCTGGCAAGCGGTACTAGTCCGGGTCCCGAGGAGGTGCTCTACGGTATTGGCTCCAACGCTGTGGGATCGGAGATAACGAGGCCGCCTTCGTGCTTCCTCAGGAGGCCCTCACGTTCCCAGTCGCGCAGATGGCGGTTCACGAACTCGCGCGTTGCCCCGATGTAGTCCCCGAATTCCTGCTGGGTCAAACGGAAAGGGATACGGACGCTGCCGTCCGAACGCTCGGACCCAAAGCGCCCTGCGAAATCGAGCAGGCACGCTGCCAGGCGTTGTTGCACCGACCGCGACGCGTCCTTGTGCTTCTGGCTAAGCCTGCGCACGCGCCCGACCGACACTTCAGCCAGCTGGGCCATCAGGGCTGTCGAAGAAGCCAGCGTCCGTTGCAGCGGGGCTGCAGACAACGCAACCAATCCTGTCGACGCAAGCGTGGTGACGTCGGCCGAGCGCGTCCCCTCACCAAAGAAAGCGAGCTCTCCAAACACCTCCGTTGGGCCCATGACGGAGTAGATGGTGTCGTCGCCGTCCTCGCGTGCCGAGAACGCCTTCAAGTAGCCGAACTCCAC
The Pseudomonadota bacterium genome window above contains:
- a CDS encoding Crp/Fnr family transcriptional regulator, whose product is MVRCNELPPGEAIRILRSNRVFSVLDDQVLARLCEVACRQLFGRGERVVRQGDRCSELFIVEFGYLKAFSAREDGDDTIYSVMGPTEVFGELAFFGEGTRSADVTTLASTGLVALSAAPLQRTLASSTALMAQLAEVSVGRVRRLSQKHKDASRSVQQRLAACLLDFAGRFGSERSDGSVRIPFRLTQQEFGDYIGATREFVNRHLRDWEREGLLRKHEGGLVISDPTALEPIP